The stretch of DNA CTTGAACGGAACCTCCTGCGTGGAATGGCCCTGCGGCAGCCAGTCCACGATGGCCTGCGCGTCCTCCGGGCGATAGCTCGTCCCGTCCTCAAAGCGCAGAACATTCTCCAGCAGCACCTTCAGGCTCACCGGAAGACGCGTCACATCCCCAAGTCGCTTCGACGCCTCAGAAAGAGAGAAATAATGATACGGCTTGCCGTCGATTTCCAATGTCTTGCGGGTTTCCAGACTGTCCCGTCCAACCGATTTCATCAATAGTACTCCTTAATATGCCTGAGTGACGTTCCGCTTAGCCGCGCTGATTGATCGCGACGAAATCGCGTTTTGGCGCGCCGATATAAATTTGTCGTGGACGGCTGATGCGCTGTCCCGGCTGTTCGATCATCTCTTTCCATTGCGCAACCCATCCCCCCGTGCGCGCGACTGCGAACAGCACGGTGAACATGCTCGTGGGAATGCCCATCGCTTTCAGGATGATGCCCGAGTAGAAATCGACGTTCGGATAGAGTTTGCGGGAGACGAAATAATCGTCCGCCAAGGCGATCCGCTCAAGCTCGACCGCCAATTCCAAAAGCGGTTCATGTTTGATGTCGAGTTCGCCAAGCACTTCCTGGCAGGTGCGCTGCATGATTTTCGCGCGCGGGTCGAAGTTTTTATAGACGCGGTGCCCGAAGCCCATGAGCTTCACGCCGTCTTCTTTGTTTTTCACCTTTTGAATAAAGGCCGGGATGTTTTTGACATCACCGATCTGGCCGAGCATCCGCAGAACGGCTTCATTGGCCCCGCCATGCGCCGGCCCCCACAGAGCGGCGATGCCGGAGGCGATACAGGCAAAAGGATTGGCGCCTGTGGAGCCTGCGAGCCGCACGGTGGAAGTCGAGGCGTTTTGCTCATGGTCCGCGTGCAAAATCAAAATACGGTCCATGGCGCGCGCCAGAACTGGATTGACTTTGTAATTTTCGGACGGGCGCGAGAACAACATATGAATGAAGTTCTCGGAAAATCCGAGATCGTTCCGTGGGTAAGCGAAGGGATAGCCTTGTGAGTAGCTATGCGCCCATGCGGCGATGGTCGGCATTTTCGCAATGAGGCGAAGCGCGGAGAGTTCGCGGTCTTCAGCCTTCGAAATGTCGAGGCGGTCGTGATAAAAAGCCGAAAGACCGCCGACCGTTCCGCAAAGCATCGCCATCGGATGAGCGTCCCGGCGGAATCCGTTGAAAAAATTCCGGATCTGCTCGTGGAGCATCGTGTGGCTTTTAAGCTGCCCGTCGAATGTCGCGAGTTGGCCCTCGGTGGGCAGTTCGCCGTTGAGCAGGAGATAAGATATTTCGGGGAAGGAGGCGTTCTCCGAAAGCTGCTCGATGGGATAACCCCGATAGAGCAGCACACCTTTATCACCATCGATAAAAGTGATTTTGCTTTCGCAAGAACCTGTATTTCCCAAACCTGGGTCATAGGCCACGAGGTCCGATTCCGCATAAAGCTTGCGGATATCTATTCCCTTGGGGCCGAGAGTGCCTTTTATTTCCGGCAGATTGTATTTTTTACCGGAACT from Kozakia baliensis encodes:
- a CDS encoding citrate synthase; the encoded protein is MDINTLEDEVFALSSSSGKKYNLPEIKGTLGPKGIDIRKLYAESDLVAYDPGLGNTGSCESKITFIDGDKGVLLYRGYPIEQLSENASFPEISYLLLNGELPTEGQLATFDGQLKSHTMLHEQIRNFFNGFRRDAHPMAMLCGTVGGLSAFYHDRLDISKAEDRELSALRLIAKMPTIAAWAHSYSQGYPFAYPRNDLGFSENFIHMLFSRPSENYKVNPVLARAMDRILILHADHEQNASTSTVRLAGSTGANPFACIASGIAALWGPAHGGANEAVLRMLGQIGDVKNIPAFIQKVKNKEDGVKLMGFGHRVYKNFDPRAKIMQRTCQEVLGELDIKHEPLLELAVELERIALADDYFVSRKLYPNVDFYSGIILKAMGIPTSMFTVLFAVARTGGWVAQWKEMIEQPGQRISRPRQIYIGAPKRDFVAINQRG